Genomic DNA from Alphaproteobacteria bacterium PA2:
GCCGCGGCCATGGCCGGGCTCATCAGGTGGGTGCGCCCGCCCCGGCCCTGCCGGCCCTCGAAATTGCGGTTTGAGGTGGAGGCGCAGCGCTCGCCGGGCGCCAGGCGGTCCGGGTTCATGCCCAGGCACATGGAGCAGCCCGGCTCGCGCCAGTCAAAGCCGGCGGCGATGAAGATGGCGTCCAGGCCTTCTTCCTCGGCCTGGGCCTTCACCAGACCAGATCCAGGGACGACCATGGCGCGGACGTGGGACGCGACCTTGCGACCCACGACTATGGTTGCGGCGGACCGGAGATCCTCGATCCGGCTGTTGGTGCAGGAGCCGATGAACACCACATCGACCTTCGCCTCGGTGATCGGCTGGCCGGCGGTCAGGCCCATATAGTCCAGGGCCCGTTCCACTGCGGTCTTCTTGTCGGCGGTGGTGAACTGGTCGGGGCTGGGGGCGACGCCGGTCACAGCCACCACATCCTCGGGGCTGGTGCCCCAGGTGACCAGGGGCGCAATGTCGGCGGCGTTGAGGACAACCTCCCGGTCGAACACGGCGTCATCATCGGTGACCAGGGTCTTCCAGTAGCTGAGCGCCATGTCCCAGGCGCCGGCCTTGGGGGCGGCGGCGCGACCCATGAGATAGGCGAAGGTGGTTTCGTCGGGCGCCACAAGTCCGGCCCGGGCGCCGCCTTCGATGGTCAGATTGCAGAGGGTCATGCGGCCTTCCATGGAAAGCGCGCGAACCGCCTCGCCGGCATATTCGATCACATAGCCTGTACCGCCGGCTGTCCCGATCTCGCCGATCACCGCCAGGGCGAAGTCCTTGGCGCCAACGCCGGGCGCCGGGGTCCCGTTGATGGTCACCCGCATGTTCTTCGCCTTCTTGGCGCGGAGGGTCTGGGTGGCGAGGACGTGTTCGACCTCGGAGGTGCCGATGCCATGGGCCAGGGCCCCGAAAGCGCCGTGGGTCGAGGTGTGGCTGTCGCCGCAGACAATGGTCATGCCCGGCTGGGTCCGGCCCTGTTCGGGCCCCACCACATGGACAATGCCATTGCGGATGTCGCCCATGGGGAAGAACTCGATCCCGTAATCCTTGACGTTGCGTTCCAGGGTCTGGAGCTGCAGACGGGCCTCTTCATCGGCCACGGCGCCGACGCCTTTGGCCTGTCCCTCGGTCGGGATGTTGTGGTCCGCCACCGCCAGGGTGCGGTCCGGTCGCCGGACCGGGCGCTTCTCTGCTCGCAGGCCTGCAAAAGCCTGGGGGGTGGTGACCTCATGGATCAGATGCAGGTCGATATAGAGAATGGCCTCGCCGTCCTGTTCGGCGACGAGGTGCGCATCCCAGATCTTGTCATAAAGGGTCTTGCCGGACATGGGCGGCATCTAGTGCGGGATGTGTGGGGCTGTGAAGTCGCTTTCCGCCCTAATCCATATGTCTGGCCCAGATTTTCGCCAGAATCACGCGGCCATCGGGGCTTCAGTCCCGAGACAACCCTGGCCGATCAGGGTCGCTTTGAGGGCGACATCCAGCGGTGTGTGAGGTTCTGATCCCAAGGTTCCGACAAGCTTGCTGTTGTCCAGCCGCACCTCCTTTTCCCAGAGATAGCGCATTTCCAGCATTTCCCGGACCATCTCCACAAAGGGGGCGGCGAGGGAAAAGGCGAACCAGGGCAGGTTGCGACGGGCCAGCTTGCGGCCAGCGACCCGGTCCAGGGCCTCCGCCAGTTCCAGGCCGGTGACCTGGTGGCCACCATGGTTGAAAACCGCCGCTGAGGGCAGGGCCGCCTCCATCGCGATGAGGCCGACAATGCTCCGGGCGAAGTCGGGCAGATAGGCCCAGGTGTGTGCAACATCCAGCGGGCCTGGGACCGTGATGGCCTTGAGGGGCTTGCCCTTGGCCACCCAGCCCTCGGTCAGCCAGGACGACCCGCTGGCCGGCCCGAAGAAATCCCCGGCGCGGACTACCAGACTGCGGACGCCTTCCGAGGATGCATCTGCCAACCGCTTTTCCAGGGTTACGCGAATGGCGCCCTTCCTTGTCCTTGGATTTTGCGGAGAGGTTTCGGAGACAAGGGGCCAGGCATCCGGACCGTAATTGTAGACATTACCCGGCAGGACGATGCGGGCTCCGCTCGCCTTGGCTGCGGCTATGCAGGACTCCATCATGCCGGGCTGGAACCTGGCCCAGTTGGCGTAGCCTGGGGGATTTGCGCCCTGGAAGATGACCTTGGCGCCCTGGGCGGCTGCCAGAATGTCACCGGGATTCATGGCGTCGCCCGTGATCCATTCCACACCACGAAGATCAGGTCGATCAGGCCGGTTTGGGGACCGGTTCAGGCCACGGACATGCCAGCCCTCCGCCAGCAGGGCTGCGGCGACAGCGCCGCCTATGGATCCGGTGGCGCCGATGACGAGGGCGATGGGCCTTGTGGACATGTCGTGTTCCTTTCCTTTCGAACGCCGGTGACTATCCGCCAAACTCCTGATCTGCGTAATTGCGCTTTGATGTGGCTCTGATATGCATATTCGTATGAGCACAGAACCTGCCTGGGACCTCTATCAGAGCCTGCACGCCGTCCTCCAGACCGGCAGCTTCTCCGCAGCCGCCCGGGCCAGGGGCCTGACCCAACCGACCCTTGGACGTCACATTGAGTCCCTGGAACAAAGCCTGGGAGCGCCCCTTTTCCTGCGCAGCTCCCGGGGGCTGACCCCGACCGATCTGGCCGAGACCCTGCGGCCTCACCTGGATGAAATGGCCGCCGCTGCTGGCGCGGCCCTGCGCGACGCTTCTGGCGCAGCCGATGGTGAGCGCGGCGTGGTCCGGGTGGCGGTCAGCGAATTCATGGGGGTGGAGGTCCTGCCGCCCATCCTCTCCAGCTTCCACGAAAAGCACCCGGATATCGTCATCGAGATGGTCCTGTCCGACAAGACCGAGGACCTCTCCCGTCGGGATGCCGACATCGCCGTGCGCATGATCCGCCCCACCCAGGGCGCCCTTGTGGCGCGGAAGATCGGCGCCATTCGCCTAGGCTTCTATGCGTCGGAGAGCTATGTGGCGCGACACGGGGTTCCGGCCGGGTTCGATGACCTGCGGAACGGCCACACCCTGATCGGCTATGACCGCGAGCGCATTGATCTGGAAGCCCTGCGCCATGTGGACTTCGGCGGCATCGACATTACCCGCAACACCTTCCAGGTCCGGACCGACAACAATGTGGCCCAGGTGGCTTCAGTCCGTGCTGGCCTGGGCATTGGCGCGGTGCAGAACACCCTGGCCCGACGCTGGGGTCTGGTGCCTGTCATGCCCAACGCCTTCCACTTCGAACTGGAGGTCTGGGTGGCCATGCATGAGAACCTCAAGGGCTCCCGGCGCATGCGTCTGATGTTCGATCATCTGGCCGAGGGCCTGGCCGTCTTCCTTGCGGAAGAGAAGAAGGCCTAGCCTCCGGCCTGGGCCACAACGTCCAGAAGATAGCGGCCGTAGGCCGTCTTGCCGAATACTTCCCCGCGGGCCTTCAACTGGTCACGGGTGATGAAGCCGTTGTGGAAGGCGATTTCCTCCAGGCAGGCCACCTGGACCCCCTGACGCTTCTGGACGGCGCGGACAAACTCGGAGGCTTCGATCAGGCTCTCATGGGTGCCGGTGTCGAGCCAGGCATAGCCCCGGGAAAGCTGCTCCACATAGAGCTCGCCCATTTCCATATAGGCGCGGTTGAGATCGGTGATCTCGTATTCGCCCCGGGCCGACGGCTTGACCTTCTTGGCCAGCTCCACGACCCGGTTGTCGTAGAAATAGAGACCTGTAACGGCTTGCCGGGACTTGGGCGCCTGGGGCTTTTCCTCAAGGCTGATGGCGCGACCGTCACTGTCCAGTTCGACGACGCCGTAGGCTTCGGGCGTATCCACCTGATAGGAAAAGACGGTGGCGCCCTTTTCCCGCTTCACCGCCCGGGCCAGCAGGGCCGACATGCCGGCGCCGAAGAAGATGTTGTCGCCCAGGACCAGGGCGGCCCGATCGTCACCGATGAAGTCTTCTCCCAGGACGAAGGCCTGGGCCAGGCCATCGGGGCTGGGCTGTATCTTGTACTGGATTTCCAGGCCCAGATCTTCGCCAGTGCCGAACAGGCGGCGGTAGTTGTCGATATATTCCGGCGACGAGATCAGCAGGATCTCCCGGATGCCGGCCAGCATCAGCACCGACATGGGATAATAGATCATCGGCTTGTCATAGATCGGCAGCAGCTGCTTGTTCACCGCCAGGGTGGCCGGGTGCAGCCGGGTGCCGGATCCACCGGCGAGGATGATGCCCTTCATGTCCGTTCCTGTTTCGCGGGTTGGGCCAGGAGGGCCGTGACCACGTCACTGACAGCTTCCTGCCAGGGACGGAGTTTGAGTCCGAAGTCGCGCGTCAGCCTGGCCGTGTCCAGTCGTGAATTACCCGGACGTCTTGCAGGGGTGGGGTAGTCGCTGCTGGGAATGGCCTTCAGGACGGGGACCTTGCGCCCCGCGGCCTCAGCCTGACCGAAGACGGCGGCGGCAAGATCATGCCAGCTGGCTTCCCCCGAATTGACCAGATGATAGGTTCCGTAGGGA
This window encodes:
- the rfbA gene encoding glucose-1-phosphate thymidylyltransferase — protein: MKGIILAGGSGTRLHPATLAVNKQLLPIYDKPMIYYPMSVLMLAGIREILLISSPEYIDNYRRLFGTGEDLGLEIQYKIQPSPDGLAQAFVLGEDFIGDDRAALVLGDNIFFGAGMSALLARAVKREKGATVFSYQVDTPEAYGVVELDSDGRAISLEEKPQAPKSRQAVTGLYFYDNRVVELAKKVKPSARGEYEITDLNRAYMEMGELYVEQLSRGYAWLDTGTHESLIEASEFVRAVQKRQGVQVACLEEIAFHNGFITRDQLKARGEVFGKTAYGRYLLDVVAQAGG
- the leuC gene encoding 3-isopropylmalate dehydratase large subunit; translation: MSGKTLYDKIWDAHLVAEQDGEAILYIDLHLIHEVTTPQAFAGLRAEKRPVRRPDRTLAVADHNIPTEGQAKGVGAVADEEARLQLQTLERNVKDYGIEFFPMGDIRNGIVHVVGPEQGRTQPGMTIVCGDSHTSTHGAFGALAHGIGTSEVEHVLATQTLRAKKAKNMRVTINGTPAPGVGAKDFALAVIGEIGTAGGTGYVIEYAGEAVRALSMEGRMTLCNLTIEGGARAGLVAPDETTFAYLMGRAAAPKAGAWDMALSYWKTLVTDDDAVFDREVVLNAADIAPLVTWGTSPEDVVAVTGVAPSPDQFTTADKKTAVERALDYMGLTAGQPITEAKVDVVFIGSCTNSRIEDLRSAATIVVGRKVASHVRAMVVPGSGLVKAQAEEEGLDAIFIAAGFDWREPGCSMCLGMNPDRLAPGERCASTSNRNFEGRQGRGGRTHLMSPAMAAAAAVAGHIVDVRDYLR
- a CDS encoding LysR family transcriptional regulator, which gives rise to MSTEPAWDLYQSLHAVLQTGSFSAAARARGLTQPTLGRHIESLEQSLGAPLFLRSSRGLTPTDLAETLRPHLDEMAAAAGAALRDASGAADGERGVVRVAVSEFMGVEVLPPILSSFHEKHPDIVIEMVLSDKTEDLSRRDADIAVRMIRPTQGALVARKIGAIRLGFYASESYVARHGVPAGFDDLRNGHTLIGYDRERIDLEALRHVDFGGIDITRNTFQVRTDNNVAQVASVRAGLGIGAVQNTLARRWGLVPVMPNAFHFELEVWVAMHENLKGSRRMRLMFDHLAEGLAVFLAEEKKA